In the genome of Longimicrobium sp., the window TTCCCGGCAAGCGCTACGTGCTGGAACTGGCGGAAGCGCGGTTGAAGGAGGGGTAGGTTCCCCCTCCCCCGGCCCCTCCCCCGCAAACGGCGCGGGAGAGGGGGGAACTTCGGGTGGGCCCCTCCCCCGGCCCCTCCCCGCACGATCCTGCTGTGCGGAGAGGGGGGAAATTCGGGTGAGGTTCGATAGGCTGTCTCGCATGCCTTGGGAGCCCCCTCCCCCCGGCCCCCGTCCCCCGCTTCGCAGGGGAGGGGGAGACCTGAACCGCACTTAGGCCGGCTTCGCGCGCTCGGCTTCGCGTGCAGTCCGCGAAGGCGGACTTCGTGACTTTCCAGCTGCGGTTTCAACCGCCAGGACGAAGGCCGAGGTCCACGCATCGATGACCGCTGCCGCGCCCGAGCTTGTACCTGTCCCCGGCTAGATCCTTCCGCCCGCGTGGGGTGTGCCGCGGGCGAGGGTCGCTCGCTTGGGCCTCAGGATGACAGAGTGGCGTGCATGCTGCCGCACTTCCGCACTTCCGCACTTCCGCACTCCCGCACTCCCGCACTCCCCTCACGCACTCGCTGGCAGCCGCACCGTGAACACGCTCCCCTCTCCGGGGGCGCTGCGAACCGAGATCGTGCCGCCGTGGCGCTCGGCGACCATACGGGCGATGGCCAGGCCCAGGCCCGTGCCGCCGCTGCGGTTGCGGGCCGCGTCTTCTCGGTAGAAGCGGTCGAACACGCGCGGCAGCGCCTCGGCAGAGATGCCGCTGCCGGTGTCCGCCACCTGCACCTCCACCCATTCCCGGCCATCCGCCGGCTCTTCCGTCGACGCGATCGAGCGCGCGGTGATCGTCACGGCGCCTGCTTCGGTGAACTTCACCGCGTTCGACACCAGATTCAGGAAGAGGCGGCGGAGCGCCCCCCCGTCGCCGCGCAGGGGGAGCGCGTTGGGGACGTCCAGCCGCACATCCACCGGCTTGGCCGCCGCCAGCGCCTCGCCCACGTCCTGCACGTCGCGAAGCACCTCCGCCAGGTCGGCGATCTCGTCGGGGCCGGATTCCACCTGCTCGCCGCGCGCCAGCGTCAGCAGGTCTTCTACTAGGTGAAGCATCTCGCGCGTTTCGTCCACCACCTCTTCCAGCGTGTCGCGCAGTTCTTCGGCGGTGCGCGGGCGGGCGAGGGCGACCTCCGCCGTGCCGCGGATGGCGGTGAGGGGCGTGCGCAGTTCGTGGCTGGCGTCCGCGGTGAAGCTGCGCAGGGCCTCGACGGCGCGCTGAAGGCGCTCGAGCATGCCGTTGTAGGCCAGGGCCAGCTCGCGCAGTTCGGTGGGGCGCTCCGGCTCGTCCACGCGCCGCGCCAGCCCGCCGATGCCGATCTCCCGTGAGGCCGTCACCAGGCGGTTGAGGGGCTGCAGGATGCGGTCGCTCACCGTTCGCCCCGCCAGCGCCGCCAGCAGCGTCGTCACAGGGATCAGCACCAGGGCGATCAGGACGAACGAGCGCAGGGCGTGCTGCTCGACGGCGCCGGTGCGCGCGACGTAGATCTCCACCGTTTCGCCGGTGACCAGGCGCGAGCGGCGGCGCAGCGTCTCTACCGCGCCCTCCGTGGGCGGCAGCCGCTGCTCGTGCGTGGCCACGCGGGGAATGCCGGGTGCAATGAAGCGCTCGGCCGTGGCGGCGGTCTGGCGGAGTGACTCGGTGCCCGCGCTCCTCAGCGAGCGCCGCAGGATGCCGTAGGCGGCGCCCGCGAACAGGGTGAGCGCCACCAGCAGGATCAGCGAATACCCCGCGACGATCTCGCGCCGGAGCGAGCGGGGGCGGTTCACTCCGGCTCCCCAGCCGGGGGCTTGATGGCGTACCCCACCCCGCGGACCGTCTGGATCAGCCCCCGGTCGCGGTCTTCCAGCTTGGTTCTCAGCGAGTTGATGCACACGTCCACGATGTTGGTGCCGGGATCGAATCGGATTCCCCACACGTGCTCCATCATCGCCGCGCGGCTCAACGGGCGGCCCGCGTTGCGAAGCAGGTATTCCAGGACCGCGAACTCGCGCGGCGTGAGCTCCACCGGCTTTCCGCCGCGCCGCACCTCGCGCGTGGCGGGATCCATCTCCACGTCCCCCGCCTTGAGCACCGCCGACGCACCGGGGCTTCCCCCCCGCCGCAGCAGCGCGCGGAGGCGTGCCGTCAGTTCCGAGAACTCGAACGGCTTCGTCAGGTAGTCGTCGGCGCCGGCGTCCAGCCCCACGACCTTGTCCTCGGTGCGGTCGCGCGCCGTGAGCATCAGCACGGGAAGGCGCACCTCGCGCTCGCGCAGGTCGCGGACGAGCTGGATGCCGGAGCGCCCCGGGATCATCACGTCAACCACCGCGGCGTCGAAGCCCTGCGTGGTCGCCTTCTCCCACGCCGTGTCGCCATCCGCCGCCATCTCGACCACGTACCCCTCCTCGCGCAGGCCCTTCTGCAGGAACCCGGCGATCCGCGGATTGTCTTCTACGATCAGAATCCTCATCGGTGCCCTGGATTAAGAGGCGTTAAGGGCGGGCTAATCGTCCGCTAATCCCCTGCAGGAACGGGGGTTCGCACGATCGGGTATTCCTTGCCAGCAGGACGGCGGCCGCGTGGTCCCTGGCCGCCCCACGTTTTTGGATCAGGAGATAAGTGACGATGAACGCAACGCTTCGCAAGCTCGGGATGCCCGCGCTGCTGGTCGCGGGCACCGCAACGGCCATGACGGCGGCCGACATGGTGAAGGACCCGCTGCCGGACCTGGGTGCCCAGGCGGCCGGGCCGGCGGTGGCGCCCCCGGGTGCCATCGCCTCGGCCGAGGGGCTTTCGGGCGCCTTCCGCGCCGCCACCCGCGCCGCGCTTCCGGCGGTGGTGCACGTTCGCGTGGCCTCGGCCGCGCGCGCCGTGTCGCAGCAGCAGGTGCCGCCCGAGTTCCGGGGCACGCCGTTCGAGGACATGTTCCGCCGCCAGGGCGGGCAGGCGCCGAGGGCCGGCAGCGGCTCGGGCTTCATCATCTCGGCGGATGGCTACATCATCACCAACAACCACGTGGTCGAGGGGATGGACCGGGTGATGGTGGTGCTGGCCGACAAGCGCGAGTTCGAGGCGCGCGTGGTGGGCCGCGACCCCAACACCGACGTGGCGGTGCTGAAGGTGGATGCGCGCGGGCTGCCGGTGGCGCGGCTGGGTGACGCCGACGTGCTGGAGATCGGCGACTGGGTGCTCGCCCTGGGCTATCCGCTGGACCTGGGGCAGACCACCACGGCGGGGATCGTGAGCGCCAAGGGCCGCAGCCTGGGCATCATGGGCCGCAACGGCGCCGAGGCCCCGCTGGAGCACTTCCTCCAGACGGACGCGGCCATCAACCCGGGGAACAGCGGCGGGCCGCTGGTGGATTTGCAGGGGCGGGTGATCGGCGTCAACAGCGCCATCGCCTCGCCGACCGGCTTCTACTCGGGCTACGGGTTCGCGGTGCCCATCAACCTGGCGCGCCGCGTGGCCGAGGACCTGATGCGCGACGGCCGCGTGCACCGGCCCATGATCGGCGTGGAGATCCGCGACGTGTCGCCGGCCGACGCCGAGGTGTTCGGGCTGCCCTCGCCGGATGGTGCGGTGGTGTCGGCGGAGCCGCGCGGCCCCGCGGCGGCGGCCGGGCTGAAGATGGGCGACGTGATCGTGGCCGTGGAGGGCAAGGCCGTGAAGAACGCCGGCGACCTGATGGAGACGGTGATGGAGAAGCGCCCGGGCGACCGGGTGACGCTCGACGTGGTTCGCTACGGCGACCGCCGCCGGGTGGCGGTGCGGCTGGAGGAGTTCTCCAATCCGCGCGCCGCCCGCGGCCGGGCGGCGCCCGCGGAGGAGGACGTGGCCGCCCCGGCGGAAACCACGGGGCGGCTGGGCTTCCGCGCCGAGCCGGTGACGGCGGAGATTGCGCGCGAGCTGGGGATGGAGCGCGCGGCGGGCGTGGTGATCTCGGAGGTGGATCCCGCGAGCCCGGCGGCCGGGGTGCTGGGCCGCGGGATGGTGGTGCGGCGCTTCAACGGCCGCGAGGTGGGCACGGTGCAGGAGCTGCGCGCCG includes:
- a CDS encoding trypsin-like peptidase domain-containing protein — encoded protein: MNATLRKLGMPALLVAGTATAMTAADMVKDPLPDLGAQAAGPAVAPPGAIASAEGLSGAFRAATRAALPAVVHVRVASAARAVSQQQVPPEFRGTPFEDMFRRQGGQAPRAGSGSGFIISADGYIITNNHVVEGMDRVMVVLADKREFEARVVGRDPNTDVAVLKVDARGLPVARLGDADVLEIGDWVLALGYPLDLGQTTTAGIVSAKGRSLGIMGRNGAEAPLEHFLQTDAAINPGNSGGPLVDLQGRVIGVNSAIASPTGFYSGYGFAVPINLARRVAEDLMRDGRVHRPMIGVEIRDVSPADAEVFGLPSPDGAVVSAEPRGPAAAAGLKMGDVIVAVEGKAVKNAGDLMETVMEKRPGDRVTLDVVRYGDRRRVAVRLEEFSNPRAARGRAAPAEEDVAAPAETTGRLGFRAEPVTAEIARELGMERAAGVVISEVDPASPAAGVLGRGMVVRRFNGREVGTVQELRAASEAVRAGQVVSLQVRLPDGRETIVNFRARS
- a CDS encoding response regulator transcription factor; its protein translation is MRILIVEDNPRIAGFLQKGLREEGYVVEMAADGDTAWEKATTQGFDAAVVDVMIPGRSGIQLVRDLREREVRLPVLMLTARDRTEDKVVGLDAGADDYLTKPFEFSELTARLRALLRRGGSPGASAVLKAGDVEMDPATREVRRGGKPVELTPREFAVLEYLLRNAGRPLSRAAMMEHVWGIRFDPGTNIVDVCINSLRTKLEDRDRGLIQTVRGVGYAIKPPAGEPE
- a CDS encoding sensor histidine kinase, which gives rise to MNRPRSLRREIVAGYSLILLVALTLFAGAAYGILRRSLRSAGTESLRQTAATAERFIAPGIPRVATHEQRLPPTEGAVETLRRRSRLVTGETVEIYVARTGAVEQHALRSFVLIALVLIPVTTLLAALAGRTVSDRILQPLNRLVTASREIGIGGLARRVDEPERPTELRELALAYNGMLERLQRAVEALRSFTADASHELRTPLTAIRGTAEVALARPRTAEELRDTLEEVVDETREMLHLVEDLLTLARGEQVESGPDEIADLAEVLRDVQDVGEALAAAKPVDVRLDVPNALPLRGDGGALRRLFLNLVSNAVKFTEAGAVTITARSIASTEEPADGREWVEVQVADTGSGISAEALPRVFDRFYREDAARNRSGGTGLGLAIARMVAERHGGTISVRSAPGEGSVFTVRLPASA